A genomic stretch from Malus domestica chromosome 15, GDT2T_hap1 includes:
- the LOC103440198 gene encoding uncharacterized protein: MAHLLPLSSPLSITLCFFAWLQAFLVVHGNSNLTHPSTLTPINSDLYHSSEDLMEEIKALVFRHPDELTLDTIKSQNKGYSAEIAIVTYSQRRQETDDQPKFRILLSFGQHGRELITSELALRILSILSKEQFLPNLDPASLDSTLDKLLIKVVPMENLNGRKLVEAGDLCERRNGRGVDLNRNWSVDWGKKEKDYDPYEENPGTAPFSEPETQIIRKVAVSFDPHIWINIHSGMEALFMPYDHKNTTPDGVSSHQMKSLLEELNQLHCQKRCMVGSGGGSVGYLAHGTATDFMFDIVRVPMAFTFEIYGDGAASSRDCFKMFNPTDFVTFNRVLNEWSAAFFTIFKLGPDQLGENYSKASVPTLLDKWVSIDEYLEGYLVERSSRYGKKMEVLELGMQEIRTYFRLFLLSSVLLMFMFCSRISKSKCARPIVSAIAI, from the exons ATGGCTCAtctccttcctctctcctctcccttatCCATCACTCTCTGCTTCTTTGCGTGGTTACAAGCTTTCTTGGTCGTCCATGGCAATAGTAATCTCACCCACCCTTCTACTCTCACCCCCATCAACAGCGATCTCTATCACTCCAG TGAGGATTTGATGGAAGAAATTAAAGCTCTCGTCTTTCGGCACCCAGACGAGCTCACT TTGGATACAATTAAATCTCAAAACAAGGGCTACTCTGCTGAGATCGCAATAGTTACCTATAGTCAGAGAAGGCAAGAGACTGATGACCAGCCAAAATTTCGAATCCTTCTT AGTTTTGGGCAGCATGGAAGGGAGCTTATTACATCCGAGCTTGCATTGCGAATCCTATCAATCTTGAGTAAAGAACAGTTTCTACCCAACCTTGACCCAGCCTCCTTAGACAGTACCCTTGACAAGCTCTTGATAAAG GTGGTTCCAATGGAAAACTTAAATGGCCGTAAACTTGTTGAAGCAGGAGACCTCTGTGAGAGGAGAAATG GGAGGGGAGTTGATCTCAACCGTAATTGGAGCGTAGATTGGGGCAAAAAAGAGAAG GATTATGATCCATATGAGGAAAATCCTGGAACTGCTCCTTTCAGCGAGCCTGAAACTCAGATAATACGGAAAGTTGCCGTGTCATTTGATCCACACATCTGGATTAATATACACTCTGGGATGGAG GCTCTATTTATGCCGTACGACCATAAGAACACAACCCCAGATGGAGTTTCCTCCCACCAGATGAAGTCATTGCTTGAAGAACTCAACCAACTGCACTGCCAAAAGCGTTGCATGGTTGGGTCTGGTGGAGGTTCTGTTGG GTACCTGGCACATGGGACAGCAACTGATTTTATGTTCGACATTGTAAGGGTGCCAATGGCTTTCACCTTTGAG ATATATGGAGATGGAGCAGCCTCATCAAGAGATTGCTTCAAAATGTTCAATCCCACTGACTTCGTTACCTTCAAT AGAGTTCTCAATGAATGGTCTGCTGCATTTTTCACAATTTTTAAATTGGGGCCAGACCAGCTTGGTGAAAATTATTCAAAGGCTTCTGTGCCCACCTTATTAGACAAGTGGGTATCCATAGATGAGTATCTTGAAGGTTATTTAGTCGAGAGGAGTAGTAGATATGGAAAGAAGATGGAGGTGCTTGAACTAGGAATGCAGGAGATAAGAACATATTTCAGGCTCTTCTTGTTATCGTCTGTTCTGTTAATGTTCATGTTCTGTTCCAGAATTTCAAAAAGCAAGTGTGCTAGACCAATTGTTTCTGCTATTGCAATCTGA